In Leptospira harrisiae, a genomic segment contains:
- the trpD gene encoding anthranilate phosphoribosyltransferase: MTAPTVKEILGQVVSGHHLVEEHAELFLSEVMDGKVPEPVLASFLTAMKMKGETTDELYGFVRAMRSHAIKPSKKFDFDFLDTCGTGGDGKGTLNVSTLSALTLASLGFKVAKHGNRSVSSLSGSSDILSGLGYKLDRSTAESESEFLRTGFVFLFAPAWHPAMKYAGPVRTALGFRTFFNLIGPLSNPFSPSHQLVGVYDRSLCLPIAEILGRLGSKRAIVCHSADGLDEFSIFEETHYAFFDGKETKEFSFDPKELGLNSKELDRNTVFSSSKEGAESLFRAVLDPSGSTGGTSMVALNVGVAMYLLGATNDIRTGYETAKEAILEKKVLRFVHETLNLR; encoded by the coding sequence ATGACCGCGCCAACAGTTAAGGAAATACTCGGGCAAGTTGTTTCGGGACACCACCTTGTGGAAGAACATGCAGAACTATTTTTAAGTGAAGTGATGGATGGGAAAGTTCCAGAACCAGTCCTTGCTTCTTTTCTCACTGCCATGAAAATGAAAGGAGAAACTACAGACGAGTTGTACGGTTTTGTTCGGGCCATGCGAAGCCATGCCATCAAACCATCTAAGAAGTTTGATTTTGATTTTTTGGATACTTGCGGAACAGGGGGAGATGGAAAGGGGACTTTGAATGTTTCTACACTTTCCGCCCTCACTCTGGCAAGCCTTGGATTTAAAGTTGCTAAACATGGAAATCGTTCCGTGTCTTCTCTTTCGGGAAGTTCTGATATTTTGTCAGGACTTGGATACAAACTAGACCGTTCGACTGCAGAATCGGAATCCGAATTCTTACGAACTGGGTTTGTATTTTTGTTTGCACCGGCTTGGCACCCGGCAATGAAATATGCCGGCCCGGTGCGTACAGCACTTGGATTTCGCACTTTTTTTAATTTGATCGGGCCCCTTTCCAACCCATTTTCCCCTTCACACCAATTGGTAGGTGTGTATGATCGGTCCCTTTGTTTGCCCATTGCCGAAATTTTAGGAAGGCTTGGTTCCAAACGTGCGATTGTTTGTCATTCGGCGGATGGACTGGATGAGTTTTCTATTTTTGAAGAAACCCATTATGCCTTTTTTGATGGAAAGGAGACAAAAGAATTTTCCTTTGATCCTAAGGAACTGGGCCTAAATTCTAAAGAATTGGATCGAAATACAGTGTTCTCTTCCTCAAAAGAAGGTGCGGAATCCCTATTTCGTGCGGTTCTAGACCCAAGTGGATCCACGGGTGGCACTTCCATGGTGGCGCTCAATGTTGGGGTGGCTATGTATTTACTGGGAGCCACAAACGATATACGAACAGGA